One stretch of Methylococcus capsulatus DNA includes these proteins:
- a CDS encoding DUF6794 domain-containing protein produces MAKSTSPSRPRTVAEAVDRLLEEFDEQQKAEVALTFKTALYLLHFSLGSHIRKTFGLWAPDSALRRDCGRALGRDDLPPDEASDVIVEAFWERLQPYRDRQA; encoded by the coding sequence ATGGCCAAGAGCACATCGCCATCGCGCCCACGCACCGTGGCCGAGGCGGTCGATAGACTCCTCGAAGAATTCGACGAGCAGCAGAAGGCCGAAGTGGCCTTGACCTTCAAGACCGCGCTTTACCTTCTGCACTTCAGCCTCGGCAGCCACATACGCAAAACCTTCGGTCTGTGGGCGCCGGACAGCGCCTTGCGACGCGACTGCGGGCGTGCCCTCGGACGCGACGACCTGCCGCCGGACGAAGCATCCGACGTCATCGTCGAAGCGTTTTGGGAACGACTGCAGCCATACCGGGACCGCCAAGCCTGA